Proteins co-encoded in one Flavobacteriaceae bacterium MAR_2009_75 genomic window:
- a CDS encoding iron complex outermembrane receptor protein: protein MKPELNSCFQLKPIFVPHAISMKKFLLLFILSSPLFGWAQNNAKNDSITQLDEVILLDALKTKNASGIEPSTTISAKTFQNYSPIDIVSSINQIPGVQIFSGALNTNRITVRGIGSRTAFGTDKLKLYYNDIPVTDGSGFSTIEAFDLENLSQIEVIKGPKASAFGANLGGAIILTPKEALGKSTNFSNNLTVGSFGMTKNNLSFNHFDGKLRLGLQYGHLETDGYRDNSQFDRDGLLLNTSYRINSKNTISLLVNHIDYTAHIASSLGETAFNENPQQAAANWGGVSGFETNDYSLLGLSYAHNFSEKLENTTSIFYSYLDHFEQRPSPLGFLDEYTNGYGFRTKFSGDFKLGGKNTEYIIGAELYKDEYNWQLFETLETPVDDSLQGELFADNKEFRTQMNIFSSLLFDITTDFSAQLGLNINKTKYDFRDQFNAGTDNKSAQRDFETIFLPSLNLRYAIAESVDLFANVSRGFSNPTVEQTLTPDGVINPDIAQETGTNYEVGTDLYFHGRKFHINFVAYQMDVRNLLVAERVAEYQYIGRNAGKTKHRGIEIMMDYLWNISPKVQLSPFLSYTLNDHSFVEFVDEDENYSGNPLTGVPKQQRTAGIQLRLFNDFYWNITHRHISEIPLRDDNSLESEPYTVFTTRLGWHKNLSTKFTLGIDFGVDNIFDEDYASSVLINAGSFGGEPRYYYPGNPRNFYGSLRLGYKL, encoded by the coding sequence TTGAAACCAGAATTGAATTCATGTTTTCAATTAAAGCCTATTTTTGTGCCTCATGCCATTTCAATGAAAAAATTTCTATTACTCTTTATATTGAGTAGTCCTTTATTCGGCTGGGCTCAAAACAACGCGAAAAATGACAGCATTACCCAATTAGATGAAGTGATTCTATTGGATGCCCTCAAAACCAAGAATGCCAGCGGCATTGAACCTTCTACTACAATTTCCGCGAAAACCTTCCAAAACTATAGTCCTATAGATATCGTATCATCGATCAACCAAATACCCGGGGTACAGATATTCTCGGGCGCCTTGAACACAAATCGAATTACGGTTCGGGGTATCGGGTCTCGAACCGCCTTCGGTACTGATAAACTCAAATTATATTACAACGATATACCGGTTACCGATGGGTCAGGGTTTTCGACCATAGAGGCTTTCGATTTGGAAAACCTCAGCCAAATAGAAGTTATTAAAGGCCCCAAGGCTTCGGCATTCGGCGCTAATTTGGGTGGGGCAATTATCTTGACCCCAAAAGAGGCTTTGGGTAAATCGACAAATTTTTCCAATAATCTTACGGTTGGCTCTTTCGGAATGACCAAAAACAACCTCTCTTTTAACCATTTCGATGGCAAATTGAGACTAGGCCTTCAATATGGGCATCTAGAAACAGATGGGTATAGAGACAACAGTCAATTCGATCGTGATGGCCTTCTACTAAATACGTCTTATCGTATCAATTCAAAAAATACTATCTCGCTACTAGTCAACCATATCGATTATACTGCACATATCGCAAGTTCATTAGGGGAAACAGCCTTTAATGAAAACCCTCAACAAGCAGCAGCTAATTGGGGTGGTGTATCAGGGTTTGAAACCAATGACTATTCTCTGCTGGGGTTGAGCTATGCCCATAACTTTAGCGAAAAACTAGAAAATACAACAAGTATATTTTATAGTTATCTAGACCACTTTGAACAACGGCCCAGCCCCTTAGGCTTTTTAGATGAGTATACCAATGGTTACGGATTTCGGACCAAATTCTCAGGAGATTTTAAGTTAGGTGGAAAAAATACTGAATATATTATAGGTGCCGAACTTTATAAAGACGAATACAACTGGCAACTCTTTGAAACGCTGGAAACCCCAGTAGATGATAGTCTTCAAGGAGAGCTGTTCGCAGACAACAAAGAGTTTAGAACTCAAATGAATATTTTTAGCTCTTTGCTGTTCGATATTACTACCGATTTTAGTGCCCAACTCGGACTCAACATCAACAAAACCAAATATGATTTCAGAGATCAGTTCAATGCAGGCACAGATAATAAAAGTGCTCAGCGTGATTTTGAAACAATTTTTCTGCCCAGTCTCAACCTTCGTTATGCTATTGCTGAATCGGTCGACCTATTTGCCAATGTGAGCCGAGGTTTTTCGAACCCGACCGTAGAGCAGACTTTAACTCCCGATGGAGTCATTAATCCTGATATAGCACAAGAAACGGGAACCAATTATGAAGTAGGAACAGATTTATATTTTCACGGAAGAAAGTTTCATATCAATTTTGTAGCCTACCAGATGGATGTTCGTAATCTATTGGTAGCCGAAAGGGTGGCAGAATACCAATACATTGGTAGAAATGCAGGGAAGACCAAACATCGCGGAATAGAAATAATGATGGACTACCTTTGGAACATTAGCCCAAAGGTGCAACTCTCTCCATTTTTAAGTTACACCTTGAACGACCATTCTTTTGTAGAATTTGTTGATGAGGATGAAAACTACTCTGGAAATCCATTGACCGGGGTGCCAAAACAGCAACGAACCGCAGGTATACAGCTTCGCCTGTTCAATGATTTTTATTGGAACATTACACACAGGCACATTTCAGAAATACCTTTGCGAGATGACAATAGCCTAGAAAGTGAGCCTTATACCGTTTTCACGACCCGATTGGGTTGGCATAAAAACCTTTCGACCAAGTTCACCCTTGGGATCGATTTTGGTGTTGATAATATCTTTGATGAAGATTATGCCTCTTCGGTATTGATCAATGCCGGAAGCTTCGGTGGTGAACCACGTTACTACTACCCGGGGAACCCTAGAAATTTTTATGGCAGTTTAAGATTGGGGTATAAGCTTTAG
- a CDS encoding MerC mercury resistance protein: protein MDILLKRPNIWGAFASGLCLVHCIATPFLFAMSTCIGECESMAPSWWKQLDFIFLVVSFWAVYRSTKASASSFIKPAMWLTWFILCALLINEKYEGPHLPESLVFMASISLITLHLYNRKYCKCKTDSCCAN, encoded by the coding sequence ATGGATATCCTCTTAAAAAGACCGAATATCTGGGGTGCATTTGCGAGCGGTCTGTGTTTGGTACATTGTATTGCTACCCCTTTTTTGTTTGCAATGTCCACTTGCATAGGCGAGTGTGAAAGTATGGCCCCAAGTTGGTGGAAACAATTGGACTTTATTTTCTTGGTCGTTTCTTTTTGGGCGGTCTATCGTTCAACCAAAGCATCTGCCTCATCATTTATAAAACCGGCCATGTGGTTAACTTGGTTCATACTTTGTGCACTTTTGATCAATGAGAAGTATGAAGGCCCGCACCTACCGGAAAGTTTAGTGTTTATGGCTTCTATATCGCTGATTACACTTCATCTTTATAATCGAAAATATTGTAAATGTAAAACCGATAGCTGTTGTGCAAATTAG
- a CDS encoding Fur family ferric uptake transcriptional regulator, whose amino-acid sequence MGVVRNTKSVKLVDNLFNEIHSAIGVVELVEKFSGQMNKSTIYRILDRLDDEGRVHSFLGANGLKHYAKCHDCSKSEHVDIHPHFQCTTCGKVECVSYEIKIPRLSNKKIEQAQLLLTGTCEVCLA is encoded by the coding sequence ATGGGAGTGGTAAGAAATACAAAATCAGTAAAACTGGTAGACAATTTATTCAATGAAATACACAGTGCTATAGGTGTTGTAGAACTAGTTGAAAAGTTCAGTGGACAAATGAACAAATCTACCATCTACCGGATTCTAGATCGCCTTGATGATGAGGGGCGAGTACATTCTTTTTTAGGAGCAAACGGATTGAAGCATTATGCTAAATGCCATGATTGTTCAAAATCGGAGCATGTAGACATACATCCTCATTTTCAATGCACCACATGTGGAAAGGTAGAGTGCGTATCTTACGAGATTAAAATTCCACGTTTGAGCAATAAAAAAATAGAGCAGGCACAACTTTTACTAACGGGTACCTGTGAGGTTTGCTTAGCTTAG
- a CDS encoding glycyl-tRNA synthetase: MAKQEDDFKRVISHAKEYGYVFQSSEIYDGLSAVYDYAQNGAELKKNIREYWWKAMVQLNDNIVGIDSAIFMHPTTWKASGHVDAFNDPLIDNKDSKKRYRADVLVEDYVSKIENKIEKEVAKAAKRFGEKFDKEQFLATNQRVVDYQEQAKSILKRLGQSLEKEDLADVKKLIEELEIACPMSGSKNWTDVKQFNLMFGTKLGASAESAMDLYLRPETAQGIFVNFLNVQKTGRMKIPFGIAQTGKAFRNEIVARQFIFRMREFEQMEMQYFIKPGTQQEWYEKWKETRMKWHLSLGMGEDNYRFHDHEKLAHYADAAADIEFRFPFGFKELEGIHSRTDFDLGSHEKFSGKKLQYFDPETRESYVPYVLETSIGLDRMFLAVFANSLQEEELENGSFRTVLKLPAVLAPTKAAVFPLVKKDGLPEIANEIIEDLKWDFNVLYDEKDAVGRRYRRQDANGTPFCITVDHQTLEDKTVTIRHRDSMEQERVAIDDLKGIIHKAVDMKSWLKKMI; this comes from the coding sequence ATGGCAAAACAAGAAGACGATTTTAAGCGGGTAATTTCCCATGCTAAGGAATATGGTTATGTATTCCAATCAAGTGAAATTTATGATGGTTTAAGTGCTGTTTACGATTACGCACAGAACGGTGCTGAATTAAAAAAGAATATACGGGAGTATTGGTGGAAGGCCATGGTTCAGCTCAACGATAATATCGTGGGCATCGATTCGGCGATATTTATGCACCCGACTACTTGGAAAGCTTCAGGACATGTTGATGCCTTTAACGACCCATTAATCGATAATAAAGATTCAAAAAAGAGATACCGTGCCGATGTGTTGGTCGAAGATTACGTATCAAAAATCGAAAATAAAATAGAAAAAGAAGTAGCCAAGGCAGCAAAGCGTTTTGGTGAAAAATTTGATAAAGAACAGTTCTTAGCAACGAACCAAAGAGTTGTTGATTATCAAGAACAGGCAAAATCGATTCTAAAACGATTAGGGCAGTCTTTGGAAAAAGAAGATTTGGCCGATGTGAAAAAGTTGATCGAGGAGCTTGAAATCGCTTGCCCGATGTCGGGGTCTAAAAACTGGACAGATGTTAAGCAATTCAACCTCATGTTCGGCACCAAGCTTGGAGCTTCGGCCGAAAGTGCGATGGACCTTTACCTGAGACCCGAAACCGCGCAAGGTATTTTTGTGAACTTCTTGAACGTTCAGAAGACAGGTCGTATGAAGATACCCTTCGGTATAGCACAGACAGGTAAAGCCTTTAGAAACGAAATCGTTGCACGTCAGTTTATTTTTAGAATGCGTGAGTTCGAGCAGATGGAGATGCAATATTTCATCAAACCGGGCACACAGCAAGAATGGTACGAGAAGTGGAAAGAAACCCGAATGAAATGGCACCTTTCTTTAGGTATGGGCGAAGATAACTACCGTTTTCACGACCATGAAAAATTAGCCCATTATGCAGATGCCGCTGCTGATATTGAATTCCGTTTTCCATTTGGGTTCAAAGAACTGGAGGGTATTCACTCCCGTACGGATTTTGACTTGGGAAGCCACGAAAAATTTTCGGGTAAGAAATTACAATACTTCGATCCAGAGACCCGTGAAAGCTACGTGCCTTATGTATTGGAAACCTCAATTGGTTTAGATAGAATGTTCTTGGCCGTTTTCGCCAATTCGCTTCAGGAAGAAGAATTAGAGAACGGAAGCTTTAGAACAGTATTAAAATTACCTGCGGTCTTGGCGCCAACAAAAGCTGCTGTTTTCCCCTTGGTTAAAAAAGATGGGTTGCCAGAGATTGCCAATGAAATTATAGAAGACCTCAAGTGGGATTTTAATGTGCTTTATGATGAAAAAGATGCCGTGGGCCGTCGTTACCGTAGACAAGATGCGAACGGAACTCCATTCTGTATCACGGTAGACCATCAAACATTAGAAGATAAAACCGTAACTATTCGTCATCGTGATTCTATGGAGCAAGAGCGTGTGGCTATCGATGACCTTAAGGGTATAATTCACAAAGCGGTCGATATGAAATCGTGGTTGAAGAAAATGATTTAG